The window GCCACAAACTTCGCCCCTGTACCGGATACGATGTAATGGAAGGCCTGGCCTTCGCTGATCCAGTCCATCCCCGCATCCGTCCGGATGATCAGGCCGGTGGCGCCGGCAGCACCGGCAGTCCAGGTCAGCTGCGGCAATGCAGCAGCCGCGCTCACCTGCAGCGCAGCTAACTCGCTGTCATTCGCCGCTTCCCCGGCCCATACCTGATACTTCGTACTGCCGTCAGCACCTGACACCAGCACCTTCCAGGCATCAATTCCGGCAGCGGTAATGCTGCTCAGAACAGGTTCCGCCTCCTGTGAAGTAGCAAATTCTCCGGCGAGCAGATGCTTGTTGCCCTTGACGGCAATCGTCTGGTCAGCCGGAATAGGCAGCCCCGCCTTACCTACACGGGTAAGACCTTCTTTGGCTGCAGCTTCACTTAAATATGGACCTGTATATAATTGATACACGCTGGCACCGCCGCGTGTGGTAACGAACAGCTGCGGTTTATCGGAAGAAGCTTGCAGCTTCTTCGCGGCATCGGCCGCGATCTGCCAGGATGGGGTCTCCATCACCTTAACCCTGAAGCCGTCCAGGCTGATGCGGATCTTGTTATTGGCCGGAACCGGCAGCAGTACTGTTCCGGCAGCGGACTCCAGATTAAAGGCTGCATTGGATTGCAGCGTTACGAACGGGACGGTGGATTTATATTTGCTGCCGATATCGGCATACAGTGCAACCCGGATGGTCCGGCCGGATTCGGCATGGCTGTCACCCGCGGGAAACAGAAAACTGCCGGCAATCAGCGTTGCTGCAAGAAGGGTCCGGCCCAGCTTTCTAATTCCTCTGCGACTGGCAAAATTCATCAGGAAGTCCCCCTTAGAAGTTGTTTTATTATTTGCATTACTGCTGCGGAGGGAGCGGAAGTCCTAAATGCTGGTACGCGGCAGGCGTCACCATTCTTCCTCTCGGCGTCCGCTGCAGAAATCCGATCTGCAATAGATACGGCTCATATACATCCTCAATGGTCTGGCTCTCTTCACCTATCGTAGCAGCAATTGTATCCAGTCCCACGGGACCGCCGCGGAAAACACTGATCATGGAGCGCAGCATTTTATGGTCAATGCTGTCCAGCCCGCGCGGGTCGACCTGCAGCATCTTCAGCGACTCGCCGGCAATGTCCGGGGTAATAATTCCGTCGCCGCGCACCTGTGCAAAGTCACGCACCCGCTTCAGCAGGCGGTTCGCAATCCGCGGCGTCCCCCGTGAACGCAGTGCGATCTCTTCGGCGGCATCGCCGATAATCTCAATACCGAGCAGTTCGGCATTGCGGGAGACGATGAAGCTCAGCTCATCAATGCTGTAATACTCCAGGCGGCTGACCACCCCGAAGCGGTCGCGCAGCGGTGCGGACAAAAGTCCGGCCCGTGTGGTCGCACCGATCAGCGTAAACGGCGGCAGATCCAGCCGGACGGAACGGGCGCTTGGGCCTTTGCCGATCATAATATCGAGCGCAAAGTCCTCCATTGCCGGATACATCACTTCCTCCACCGTACGGTGCAGCCGGTGGATCTCGTCAATGAACAGCACATCGCCCTCCTGCAGATTGGTGAGCAATGCCGCCAGATCCCCGGGCCGCTCGATGGCCGGACCTGACGTTGTCCGCAGATTCACGCCAAGCTCGTTGGCGATAATATTGGCCAGCGTTGTTTTGCCAAGGCCCGGAGGACCGTACAGCAGCACATGATCCAGCGCCTCACTGCGCATTTTGGCAGCTTCAATATATATTTTAAGGTTCTCTTTCACCTGATTCTGTCCGATGTACTCGCCCAAATAACGCGGACGCAGGCTTAATTCCACCGCTTGCTCGTCCATCATCAGATTAGCCGATATAATCCGGTCATCCATTTATTCATCACTCCGTTCTTCAAGGCTTACTTCGCTATATATAGCAGCCCCAGCGCCTTCTTCATCAGCACATCAACAGTTCCTGTATCCGTGCCTTCTTTCTTCATCGTCAGCCAGACACGGTCAAGCTCAGCTTCAGTATAACCCAGCGCCTTCAGCGCGTCCCGTGCTTCTTCCCAAGGCAGCGCGGCGGCTTTGGCATCAGCCTCTGCCGCAACCGCGAATAATCCGGTCTGCATTGAAACGGCGCTTAGTCCGTCCAGCTTGTCGCGCAGATCCAGAATCATCCGCTGCGCGGTCTTTTTGCCGATTCCCGGCAGCTTCGTCAGGAAAGTAATATTCTCCTGATAGATGGCCGCGATCAGCTGATCCGGCGTTCCTCCCGTCAGGATCCCAAGGGCAACGCGCGGACCGATGCCGGATACCTCAATCAGCTTGCGGAACAGCTTCTGCTCTTCCCTTGTCGGAAATCCGAACAGCAGTGTCGCATCCTCACGTGTCTGATAATGGATATAGATTGTCACAGGCCCTTCCGTCTTGGCAAATGCATAAGGATTCGGGCAGAATACCCGGTAGCCAACCCCCTGGACATCCAGCACCACATATTCTGACTCCAAATGTACAACCGGTCCTCTTAAGTAATCTATCATTTTCGCAATACCTCATTTAATTTGGAATTAAGACTTACAGAATGGGCATGACATACCGCTACAGCAAGCGCATCGGCTACATCATCCGGTTTCGGGACAGCAGACAGCTTCAGCAGCAGCTTCACCATTTCCTGCACCTGCTTCTTCTCCGCCTTGCCGTAACCGACCACAGCCTGCTTCACCATCATCGGTGTATATTCGGAGACCGGGAGCCCGCGCTGCACAGCGGCAAGAATCAGCACACCGCGTGCCTGCGCAACAGGCAGCGCAGTTGTTACATTGCGGGCGAAAAACAGCTTCTCCACCGCAACTGCATCCGGCTTGTATTTATCAATAAGCTGAACCATGCCTTCATAGACATGCAGCAGCCGCCCTTCCTCCGGAGTATGCGCCTCGGTCTGAATGGAACCATATTGAACCGGTGTTAATTTATTCCCTTCCTTATCAACGAAGCCGAAGCCGACAATCGCCAGCCCCGGGTCAATTCCCAGGATGCGCAAATCCAATCTCTCCTCTATCACAGGCAGGATATTCCACCGTAATCATCCATTGTCCGTCACTTAAGCGAACATATGTATTCCTTCTAACCATTATAGCAAAAATCACTCTGACGGGAGCATAAAATTTGCTGCGTTCAACAATGACCATCCTTTGCGCAGCAAAAAGAGCGGAATCTGCCAAATAACCCTAGTGCAGAAACCGCCCTTTTATATTTGCAAGCATTCTATAACAGTTAGTGCGGGATAATATCCTTCAGTCCCCCAAGAAAACGGCTGGAAGCATAGCAGATCTCGCCATTGATCATGCGAATCTCGCGGTTCTTAGTATCCACTTCAGCTATATTATCCTTATTGACCACAAAGGAGTTGTGGCAGCGGTAGAACCGGGAGTCCATCTCGAGAATGTCCTTCAGCTTGCCGTAGAATTCAACCTGGCGGTTCTTGGCATGCAGGATGATTTTGTGCAGCTGCGGTGAGGTCTCAAAAAATAAAATATCATTATAATCCACACTGATCATCTTATCGCCCGATTTGGTCTGGAACTTCTTGATATTATTGTACTTATTCTGCAGATAGCGCGTATTGGCTGTATCAATACATTCAATGACCCGCTGGCGGATATCCGTAAATTTATCCTTCGTAATATAATCCATCGCTTCAACCTTATAGGTAAACGTTAAATACGTCAGCTCCGAGTGGGTAGTCACGAAGACGATTGCACCGAGGCTGTCATACTGGCGGATTTCCGCTCCCAGAGCGATCCCGCTCTTCTCCTCCTGCAGATCCACATCCAGAAAATAGAGTCCGGTTACACGGTTATTTTGCAGATAGTCGATGATCTCCTGGGAACGCCCTGTTGAAATCACCAGCTTCATATCCAGATTCTCCATCATTATGTAATTCTCTATGTAAGAGTTCAGGCGCTTCCTTTGCTCCGGGTCATCCTCACACACAAATATCTCCAGCATCAAGCTTCCTCCTGTCTAGTAAACTTCCAGTTCCTGAATAAACTGACCATCTTTTCTGTAGGTATCAAGCGTTACCCCGGCGCACTGAGATACGATCTCCCGCAGATTGCTGAGCCCGAGGCCCCGGCCTGTACCTTTGGTGGAGAAGCCCTTCTCAAAAATCCGGTGCAGCTCCGGGCCGTCCGGCTGGCAGCTGTTCGCTACGGCAATCAGTACCCCTCCGGTCCGCTTGACCAGCGCCACCCGCAAGTTCGACGATTCGCATTTGACGGCTTCTTCGATTGCATTATCCAGAATGATCCCCAGGCAGCGGCAGAGCTTGACGGAATCCATATTGACGGCCTCAATCGGCTCTACCGCCTCCACTACTGCATCGATGTGCAGCTCCTGCGCGCGGATCAGCTTCGAGGACAGAATGCCCTTCAGCTCCTGAATTTTGACATTCTGCAGCGTTCCCAGCTTATAGTTATTGTTCTGCATCCCCTGGCTGATCGGCAGGATTTTTTGGTCAAAATAGGTGCTGAGCCCCTCCACATCCTTGGAGCGTATGTATTCGGACATCGACAGCAGAATATTGATATAGTCATGGCGGAATTTCTGCATGTCGGTGTACATCATTTCCAGATTGTCTGTGTACTCCAGGAGACGCTCATACTGCTCCTGCTTGCCCTGCATAACAGCCTCCTTCATGACACTGCGCGTCAGAACCATGAACACACCGATTAAGAGGATGAAATAAAATACAAACAGCAGACTGTTCGCCTGAATATTGGCATTCGTGAATCCCTGCTGCTTGCCGATTAAGATATTGGCATAAAAAATCACCACCGTAATTACACAAAGAATTGCGAACAGAATTCCGTATCTGCGGAATAACAGCTCATAAGCCTGGAATTTGGCGAAAAGAAACCGGGCCGCGAATGTGAGAAGAATGGCGATCACGAAATAAGTAGGGTAGTAAACAATGTACAAAGTTCCCTGGATAATTTCTTCAAGCGAGGAATGAAAGATCCAGATAAACACATTGCTTGTTATGTAGTCGCTGATTACTGAAATAATTATCGCTATGATCGGAAAGATGATGCTAAATACAATTCCCCTTGATTTCCAGTAACTTAATGCAATACAAAAAAGCAGAATAATAGTTATACTGGGAATTCCAATCATTATGTATAGAGGATATCCGATACAAAGAGAGCCTATAAACATTACAAGACTGAATTTCATATTGAATCTTCCCTGATTTAACATATAAATACTCAAAGAAAGTGTTAACATCTGAACGCCAACCGATAATAATTCTCCCAAAATCCCTATCCCCCTCAGCTTAAGTCCACTCTGTAATTTTATACAAGATTGGTACTTTAACCCTATACATATCATTGTAATTCATACAAGATAATCTAGTAAAGCTGAATAACCCAAAAAAAGCCTCCTATACCGGAGACCTTTTCGGATTCTATTGGTTTCATAGCCGTGCAGTGATGCTTAAATCGCAGGTTATTTATGGGCTGAGGCCTTTAATAACTCCATCGGAATTTTAGGTTCGTGGAAGAATGTCATGCAGCAAGTTTCCATTGCAATATCTCCGCTCTTGATTGCCGCATTTCTCACTGCTGCGGCCATACCGTCTTTTACCTCGTTAAACATTCTCTGCGTCATAGTTTTCATAATTTTTATAGCTCCTTTTCAATAGTTTATAGGTTATTGGCAAGATCATCAGCACTTGAAGCAGAATTCCCATCAGCAGCAAAGCCTTAATTGTCGGACTTGGAATAAGCAGGGCGGTAAGCACAATCAGCAGGCTAGACTTTGTTGTTGTCTTTCTTAATTTCTCTCTTCTTTCCTTGCCCAGCAGCGGAAATTTATCTGTATCCGCCGGTGCATACCGGTAAAGCAGCAATGTAGCTAGTAAACCAATGATTCCTACCTGTATGTTGTTGAACCTTATGTATTGTTCGCATAAATACGGTATGCCTATGAACATAGCAGTACTTGATATACTGCAAATCATGCTGCTGCTTGCATGGAGGCCAAATGCTGTTTTGCGGATAGCGAAGTAGGCGCCGTGCATGATTAATGTCTGCCAGAGCAGATGGAACAGAATTGCCGCTCCGTAGACCAGAACGAGCTTACTCAGGTTAATCAGCAGCATTTCAAATCCCAGCTTCATTTTCAGGTAATCAATGTATTCTCCCTCACGCTCCTTGTTCAGTCTTTGGGCCATTCTGCAGGCCAGCGATTCGGTAAATCCCATCTTTACTGCTTCTTCAGCTTCCATCTTATTTGGTCACCTCTCTTGTCCTTAATATTAAACATTTTTCTGAGAGATTTACGGATCGTGCCCAGGATGAGACTTAGATGTACCAAATGCTGGCATAAACGCAGTGGCATGTCTTAAATGTACCGAAATCATACGTACCTGTGAAAACGAATACAGCGGTCTCTATGAAAAACGCCGCCGTACATCCAGAGAGTCCGGATGCGCGGCGGCGAATTGACGGGTGGAACATATAATCTGCTCAAGTGTTGATCAGAACCTTCAGTACGTCCTGTACCTCAATTTTTTGGGGGACGACCAGGCTGCAGATTTCCTGCTCGTTTTTCATGAAGGAATAGCCGACCAGAAACGGGAAATGTTTGAACTGGATCCGGAATACTTCCGTACCGAACATACTCTCCGGTCTGATGGAGGAGATTTCATAAATGGCATAATCGGCTAGCAGACCCATTTTGAACGCCTTACCCAGCGCTTCCTTGCAGCTGAAGAACATGTAGGCGAAGCGGGCGGGTGATTCATATCCGGACATCAGCTCTTTTTCGCTGCCGCTCAGCATCTCTTCAATCGGCACATCCAGCCGGATGGTTTCCATATCGATGCCCACAATATTATCCTTGGAGTAGACTACCGAGAGCACATACCTTTTGGAATGGCTGAGCCCCACCTCAACCAGCTGGTCTTTAATAATCGGGAAGCGCAGGCTGCCGTACTCCACCGTTATTCCGCTGAGCTCACCTTTGAAGGATTCCGACTGGTCCGCCAGGTTTTTTTTGATCGCATAACGCCCGTACAGAAACTCCTTGCGCCGGCTCTCATTGCAGATATTGCAGTACATCACGTACTCGGTGGAGCTTAATATTTTGTGAACCTCGAAGGTGTGCTGTTCCTTCATATCGATCAAGTGCGGACTAATCATGGCCTCATCCCCTTATCGTTCGCCGGCCTTAGATTTGCGGTGCCAATAATGAAACAAGAGCAGGTCCGCAACAAATCCGGCATTGATCAGCAGTATAAAGCTTAAGTAAATGCTCTGTGTGATGGAATGGACCGGATATTTGAGCAGGATCCCCGCTGTAATCAGCAGACTTGCCATAGCGCTCAGCGGGACAACCCCCGAGCTCCGGTAGTGGATCTTGCGGTACAGTCCGAGCATCAGCATCAGGATTCCCGGCAGAATCAGCGTTTCCCGCAGCTCACCGACATTTGGCATAGCCTCCCCGAAGGTGTACACCGGGAAACGGATGCAGAGCAGAAGGCCTGAAATGATCAGCAGTGAATCTAGCCATTTGCGGTGACTGCTGAGGGCGATGGCGTACCAGGCGCCGAAGACGTTCAGATAGGAAAGGCTAATCAGCACCAGCGCAGCCGCTACACTCAGGACGAACCAATACGTGTCACCCGGAATGAATTTGTCCTCGCCCACAAAGCGTAGGAATAGGAAAAAATAGATTCCGACCACAAGCAGCTTCAGTCCCCAATAGGTCTTCATCCCCGCGATAAACCTTCTGCGGAAGGCGGTGTTACCTCCCTGTAGATTAAAGCCGTACTTTCGGTATAAAAAATCATAGATAGTTCGCTGCATAATGTTCCTCTCCCAGCATATTGGATAGTTGCTCAATGGACGGGTGTTCAAAGACATCGAAGAAGCTGATATCTGCATCGAACTGCTGGTTAATCTCCCGGGCAATCTCCCATACGGTGACGGAATCCACGCCCTGCTCAAAAATGTTGGTCTGCTCATTTAAGGCCGCGCCGGGCAAATACTGCTGCAGGATCAGCGAGAGCTTTTTATTTTTGCTGAGGAAATGGTTCTCGTATAAGGTCTTGGTGTCCGTCTTCCCGTTCGCGGTCAGCGGAATTTCCTGCACATATACGATCTTGGACGGGATCATGTAGATCGGCAGCAGCTGCTTCAGCACCTGGCTGATATTCTCGGAGCGGGTCGTGACCGCCAGATAGATTTTTTTGTCCCGGACAAAAGCATGGCAGTTCTGAATCCCCTGGGCACGGACGGTATATTCGATCTCCTGCAGATCAATCCGGTAGCCGTTGATTTTGACCTGGGTATCCTTCCGGCCGAGATAGACAATTTTGCCTTCCGGATTCAGCCGAACTAGATCTCCTGTCTTATAGACCTCCTGGCCCTGCCACTGGACAAAAGCTTCCTTTGTCTTCTCCGGATTGCCGAGATAACCAAGCGCGACCCCGAGTCCGCTGGCATAAAGCTCCCCTTCTGCGGCGCTCTGCCCTTGCTCATCCACAATATGGGTCAACGTTCCATGAATCGCTGTACCGATGGCAATCTCCTGCATTACACTTCCCTGCTCCATGACATCCAGGGTAGTAAACACGGTGTTCTCTGTGGGACCATAGCCGTTAACTACCGTTGTATGCTTCAGCACTTCATTGACATGGGATAAGCTAAGCTGCTCGCCGCCTACAATTACGCGAGAAAGACTCTTGAACATTTCCGGCTTCTTGTCCACCCAGAAGTTGAACAGGGAGCAGGTGATCCACATCACGTCAATGCCCTGGCTAATCCGTTTTTCCACATGATAGATATTCAGAATCTCCGTCTTCGATAACAGAGAAATGGTCATGCCGGACAGCAGCCCGCCCCAGATCTCAATAATCGATGCGTCGAATTCCAGCGGACTGATATGGGAAATGGTCTTATCCGGGGAAAGTCCCAGACGCTCATCCCCCAGCAGGCGGAGGACACCGCGGTCCGGAATGCCGACCGCTTTGGGCGTGGAGGTTGTGCCTGAGGTGAATACGATGTAGCAGAGCTGCTCCGGAGTACGTGCGGGAAATTCCCATACTTCCCTCAGACTGGGCACCGGCTGCAGCACTTCATTAATTGTAGCTTTGACCTGGATCGTTTCGCGCATGGACTGCTTGCGGCCCTCCGGATAGTCCTTATTGATCACGGTATAGGCGGCTCCCGCCTTCAGCACAGCCACCATAGCGGCAATCGCCTCAATGCTGCGCTCCAGCTCGATTGCTACCACATCATGAGCCTGGACCCCCTTAACCTGCAGCTGCTGCAGATAGACATTGGATAGCGCATTTAAGTCTCCATAGGTGATGGAGCGGCTGCTCTCCACAATCGCCACCTTGTCCCTATATTTCCGCATGTTCTCCCCTAAAATGCCGAGAATATTGTTCATTGTCCGCTTCCTCCTTTGAATGGGCTTGTCTGGCCAGATGTGATGAAACCGATGATATGGTGATAGACCTGCTGCTGGAATTCGTAGTAAAAGAAATGACCGCCCGGATAGGTATGATACGGAATCTCCCGTTCCGACAGGTCGCTCCAGTCCTGCACGGCGGTGACGGACCGGTCTTCAAGCCCCTGAAAAACAGCAATCTGGACGGCAGGATCGAACCTGCGGCAGCGGTACTGATTGTCCAGGTTATAGCGGTTAACCGCCGTAATATCGCTGCGGAGAGCCGGCAAAAACAGTTGGCGCATCTGCTGGGAGGCAAACTGCCCTTCCTTGATCAGGCCATAGATGCGGCAGCGCTCCAGCAGCGTATCGTCGTCCGGCTCCTCTTCATCCACCGCTTCAATCCGGTGCGGCGGGGTGGCCGCCATGAACAGCAGCTTGATTACCGGATAGCCGGACTCTATTAAGGCATGGGCCAGTTCATACGCAATCAGGGAGCCCATGCTGTAACCCAGCAGAATCAGCTCTTCCTGCGGGTCCAGAGATTTCTTCAGCAGGGAGAACAGGTCAGCGGTGATGTCCCGGATCGAGCCGGAGGGCTTCTCGGAGAACCTTCTGCCGTGACCGGGATACTCCAGGGACAGGACTGCAAGCTCCGGGCAGCTGGCCTGAAGCTGCTTCTGCAGCTCAGCGAACACATTGACATGGGCACCTGCGTACGGCAGGAGAATCAGCTTCACTCGCGTGCACCTCCCCGGGAATACCTGCTTTCTGCATCCAGCTGAAGCAGCAGATTGTAGCAGTTGCCGTGCATCGAATACGATACGGCCGAGTACAGCCTGTAGTCTCCAGGGCTGATACTCCACTGCTCCCCGCTGATTCTGCCGATAAAAGCATTCGGGCTGGCGACTTCCCGGCTCTGCAGCAGAGTCTGCATGCGCTGCGAATCCAGCAGACGGCAGGCGCCGATCAGGCCATAGTAGCCTACGATATAATGGACTCCCTCCTTCAGGAATCCGCCTTTCAGGTTCCTGTAGGTTTTCTGGAGCGTCTTCAGGCAGGAGAATTCTGCCGTATCATCGATCTCATTGCCCCGGCCGTACAGCTCCAGAAAAACATCTGCTTCCGGATCAACTCCGGCATTCTCCAGGGAGCGGCTTACCAGCTTCTTGACAGCGGTCCGGTTGACAACGGGGTTGCCCATCGTTCCGGCAGAGATATCCTTAATCTCCGCAAGAATGGTATCGCCGTCGCTAAGTGCGAGTTCCCGCTCCTTCAACAGGAACGCAGCCCCGCCTTCCGAGAAGTACCGGCCTGAGGCCCCGTCCTCAAAAGGTTCGGTGTAGCGTTCAGCGCCTATTCCGAACTGGGACAGCTCATAAGGGACCGGAAAGGTAACCGCGCTTGATCCGCCGGTAAGGGCGATGTCGAACTCCCCTTTGCGGATTTTGGCATAGGCGCTGTACATCGAGCTGATCCCCGAAGTAGAAGCTTCACTGATGAGCTCAACGGCCGGAGGACGGCCCAGCTGAAGCAGCTTAAGATAGCCAAGCGGATCAATAAGCTTCACTGCATGTCCAAATGCCTCGCCTTCCACTCTCATTAATGCGAATTTGGAGAGGCTATCTGTCTGGGCGGTTCCTATCGAGACAAGCAGATTGCTCTTTGGACCCAGCACATTCCGGTCCGCCAGCGTCTGCAGGAGGGAGAGTGTGATCCGTTCGCTGGACAGCAGGAATCTGCTGTCCGGCCCGGAGATATGCTCCAGCTTGAAATGCTCCTCTACGGAGGGATAGAACACCCCGTCGAAGGAGGCAGCCTCACCCGGCTCCTGATTATAGGTTCGTTCAAGCTCACGCACACGGCTCTGCCAGATCGCGTTCTTGCGGCCCATCAGCTCTTCCGTACTCCCTGATTCCCGGCCCGGGTAATCATAGATGAAATCAACGATAACTACTCGGCGTTCATTCATTGGCTTCCTCCAGCAGATCTTTGACGTATTGGCTGAGCTGCGTGATGGTCGGGTAGATGAACACATCGGCCACTTCCATATCAATCTTGAACTGTTCTGCCACCGGACCATAGATGCCGAAGGCCTTGAGCGAATCGCCGCCCAAATCTGTGAAGCTCTTATTCACATCAATGTCATTGCGGTCCAGCACCGAGGCAAACACAACCGTGACGAACTTCTCCACTTCATCCTGGCTGTCGGTACCCGTGATCGTTAAGGCTGAGTACTCCTTAATCTGAATCTTGGCAGCCTCTTCCGCTACAACATCCGAAGCTGCAGCTGCGGCTCTGCTGCCTGCATACTGCTGCGGCATGCGGATATATTCGGCTAAGAATTCCGCCGTCTTGGCTTTGTTGAACTCACCGGCGATAACCTTGCCGAGCTTCTTATCCAGCGAGAGTCTGATGTATTCCCTTCCGACAGGCGAAGAGAGTGACTTCATCAGCAAATGCTCGTCTGCTGCGGCCAGATCGCCGAATTGCAGCGCCATACCGGTATCTTTCCAGCCCGGCCACAATACTGTGGTTGCCGCTTCATCCCTGAAGCCCTCAAGAAAGGCGTTGGCGAAGGTATAAGAGAACTGGCCTGCCGATCCGGCAATCGTGGTCATGGAGGAGCTGGCAATGAAGAACTTCAGCGGCTGACCTTGCAGGTATTTGCGCAGCAGCAGGGTCCCTGTTACTTTTGGAGCTACAATATTTAAGAATTCCTGTTCAGACTTCGTAAAGAGCATGCCCTCTTCCGGAACCCCTGCCAGATGAACAATTCCCGCTATAGTTCCTATACTGGCCAGGCTGCCTACAACCTGCTTGACCTGTTCCTCGTCCGATACATCACAGCTGTGGAAGGACACGTTAGAACCTTTGCCCAGTACCTGGTTCATCCGGCTCAGCTTGCCGCTTTCTTCGGCTGTCAGCGATGCCTTGGCCTGTAAGGCGGAATAGGAATCTTTGCGTCCAAGGATGGCAATGTGCAGCTTCGGCTGGCGTTCCAGCAGAACATCGATGTATTCCATCCCGATACCGCCGTAGCCTCCGGTCACAATCACACAGTCTTCTTCATTCAGCTGAAGGTTCGCATCCGCCGGGGCCTTAGCCTCGACCAGCGTTTCCTCATACAACTGGTTATGGTCAACCAGCATTTTCTTGCCGTCCAGCTCTTCTGTCTCCGCGATACTGAGGATCTTCCCAAGGTCGAATTCCGCCAGGTTCAGCATTTGCGTCTTGAAGCCGGTATTCTCCAGCCCCAGAATTCTTCCTGAGCT of the Paenibacillus pedocola genome contains:
- a CDS encoding beta-ketoacyl synthase N-terminal-like domain-containing protein, with the protein product MNERRVVIVDFIYDYPGRESGSTEELMGRKNAIWQSRVRELERTYNQEPGEAASFDGVFYPSVEEHFKLEHISGPDSRFLLSSERITLSLLQTLADRNVLGPKSNLLVSIGTAQTDSLSKFALMRVEGEAFGHAVKLIDPLGYLKLLQLGRPPAVELISEASTSGISSMYSAYAKIRKGEFDIALTGGSSAVTFPVPYELSQFGIGAERYTEPFEDGASGRYFSEGGAAFLLKERELALSDGDTILAEIKDISAGTMGNPVVNRTAVKKLVSRSLENAGVDPEADVFLELYGRGNEIDDTAEFSCLKTLQKTYRNLKGGFLKEGVHYIVGYYGLIGACRLLDSQRMQTLLQSREVASPNAFIGRISGEQWSISPGDYRLYSAVSYSMHGNCYNLLLQLDAESRYSRGGARE